A genomic stretch from Thermomonospora umbrina includes:
- a CDS encoding MoaD/ThiS family protein yields MSQGMIRYWAAARAAAGVETEPYEADTLAEALAGALRARDAEFARVVARSSFLVDGDPVGARPHDAVKLGKGAVIEVLPPFAGG; encoded by the coding sequence ATGTCCCAGGGGATGATCAGATATTGGGCCGCGGCGCGCGCCGCGGCCGGGGTCGAGACGGAGCCGTACGAGGCGGACACGCTCGCCGAGGCACTGGCCGGCGCCCTGCGGGCAAGGGATGCGGAGTTCGCCCGGGTCGTGGCCCGCAGTTCGTTCTTGGTCGACGGGGACCCCGTCGGCGCCCGTCCGCACGACGCCGTGAAGCTCGGGAAGGGCGCCGTGATCGAGGTCCTGCCGCCCTTCGCGGGTGGTTGA
- a CDS encoding LmeA family phospholipid-binding protein: MRKVLIVVAILLVGGLIAADRIGVRIVEDRIGREVAAQYDLREDPDVTIHGFPFLTQAIGGEYDRIDLRIGEYAQADVTVRDVRVEMHGVRAPLGEVTGGDSRNVTVRTATASAVVPYDLIRRYAPKEITRIAPQGPDLRVDLSGSLAGVPLSGTAVVSVRATAEGIRITPRSIGNGAVQLPVNVLRERLAWTVPVRDLPVGSRIGDVQVTEGGLRVSASARNLRLNDLRTN; the protein is encoded by the coding sequence ATGCGCAAGGTCCTGATCGTGGTCGCGATCCTGCTGGTCGGCGGCCTCATCGCGGCCGACCGGATCGGCGTGCGGATCGTCGAGGACAGGATCGGCCGGGAGGTCGCCGCGCAGTACGACCTGCGCGAGGACCCCGACGTGACGATCCACGGCTTCCCGTTCCTCACCCAGGCGATCGGCGGCGAGTACGACCGGATCGACCTGCGGATCGGCGAGTACGCCCAGGCGGACGTCACCGTGCGGGACGTCCGGGTCGAGATGCACGGGGTGCGCGCCCCGCTCGGCGAGGTGACGGGCGGCGACTCCCGGAACGTCACGGTGCGGACCGCCACCGCGTCCGCGGTCGTGCCCTACGACCTGATCCGGCGCTACGCGCCCAAGGAGATCACCCGGATCGCGCCGCAGGGCCCCGACCTCCGGGTGGACCTGTCCGGCTCCCTCGCCGGCGTCCCGCTGAGCGGCACCGCCGTGGTCTCCGTGCGGGCGACGGCCGAGGGCATCCGGATCACCCCGCGCTCGATCGGCAACGGCGCGGTGCAACTCCCCGTGAACGTGCTGCGGGAGCGGCTCGCCTGGACGGTGCCCGTACGGGACCTGCCGGTCGGCTCCCGGATCGGCGACGTCCAGGTCACCGAGGGCGGGCTCCGGGTCTCCGCGTCCGCCCGGAACCTGCGGCTGAACGATCTCCGGACGAACTGA